In the genome of Paenibacillus pabuli, one region contains:
- the ybeY gene encoding rRNA maturation RNase YbeY — protein sequence MSLNLAWNNEQQNKEITEPMIAMLEQLLNLAGEAEGVADGEVALTFVDDEQIHELNRDYRGIDRPTDVLSFAMNETVDEELDIIYELDEDEELEEMPDVLGDIIISVPRTIQQSEEYGHSFERELGFLFVHGFLHLLGYDHQDEASEAEMMGKQEAVLAQAGLTR from the coding sequence ATGAGTCTTAACCTCGCATGGAATAATGAACAACAGAATAAAGAAATCACCGAACCGATGATCGCAATGCTGGAGCAGCTGCTGAACCTTGCAGGGGAAGCAGAGGGTGTTGCAGATGGGGAAGTGGCCCTGACTTTCGTAGATGATGAGCAAATTCATGAGCTGAACCGTGACTATCGCGGCATTGATCGTCCGACAGATGTATTGTCTTTTGCGATGAATGAGACTGTGGATGAGGAACTGGATATCATCTACGAACTGGACGAGGATGAAGAACTGGAAGAAATGCCGGATGTTCTGGGCGATATTATTATTTCTGTTCCACGGACCATTCAGCAGAGTGAAGAATATGGCCATTCATTTGAACGTGAGCTCGGGTTCCTGTTTGTTCACGGTTTCTTGCACCTGCTTGGATATGATCATCAGGATGAAGCCAGCGAAGCCGAAATGATGGGCAAACAGGAAGCAGTACTCGCCCAAGCCGGGTTGACACGATAA
- the era gene encoding GTPase Era, whose product MKKQAFKSGFVAIIGRPNVGKSTLMNQVIGQKIAIMSDKPQTTRNKIHGVYTSEQQQIVFLDTPGIHKRQSKLGDYMNQTALNTLGEVEAALFLIDASEGMGGGDRYIAEQLKNVRTPVILVMNKIDKIEPEALLPLIEEYRKLHNFAEIVPVSAMLGSNVSTLLEQLGKYLPEGPQYYPDDQVTDHPEQFVCAELIREKILQMTREEVPHSIAVTIEDMKVQDNGVVYISAVIFVERDSQKGIIIGKQGALLKEVGKRARQDIQNLLGSKIFMDLWVKVKKDWRNQERVLRDLGFGRE is encoded by the coding sequence ATGAAAAAACAAGCATTTAAATCCGGTTTTGTAGCTATTATTGGACGTCCCAATGTAGGTAAATCCACGCTGATGAATCAAGTCATTGGACAGAAAATTGCGATCATGTCAGACAAGCCACAAACGACGCGTAATAAGATCCATGGTGTGTATACATCAGAACAACAACAAATCGTTTTCCTGGATACACCAGGGATTCACAAACGTCAATCCAAGCTCGGCGATTACATGAACCAGACCGCTTTGAATACGCTCGGAGAAGTCGAAGCTGCTCTGTTTCTAATCGATGCTTCTGAAGGCATGGGCGGTGGTGACCGCTACATTGCAGAACAATTGAAAAATGTGCGAACGCCGGTCATTCTTGTCATGAACAAAATTGACAAAATTGAGCCGGAAGCGCTGCTTCCATTAATCGAGGAATATCGCAAGCTGCATAATTTCGCTGAGATTGTTCCTGTTTCCGCCATGCTTGGCAGCAATGTAAGCACCTTGCTGGAGCAGCTCGGCAAATATTTGCCGGAAGGGCCACAGTACTATCCGGATGACCAGGTTACAGACCATCCCGAGCAGTTCGTTTGTGCGGAGTTGATTCGTGAGAAAATTTTGCAAATGACGCGTGAAGAAGTGCCTCACTCCATTGCGGTAACGATTGAGGATATGAAAGTACAGGATAACGGCGTTGTGTATATTTCAGCCGTCATCTTTGTGGAGCGTGATTCGCAAAAAGGGATCATTATCGGTAAACAGGGTGCTTTGCTCAAGGAAGTGGGGAAACGTGCTCGCCAGGATATTCAAAATCTGCTGGGTTCCAAAATCTTCATGGACCTGTGGGTTAAAGTGAAAAAAGACTGGAGAAACCAGGAACGCGTACTGCGTGACCTTGGCTTCGGTCGTGAATAA
- a CDS encoding HD family phosphohydrolase yields the protein MTSKELSKGKSFQKNRATGWKYSVWARYLLFLFLVILFYVGLASKLLPERYDIQEGTRSEVNIAAPMQIPNTKATLKAQEEAAERVQPMFQIVQMRNENLMTTLLDRIDRLNQDDQISSQDKIDIYRDEIPQRQKDFVSNFINNNRKAGTYSETLLEEIRNVVQEQSYRIPEETYIKISRLTSDDIQEMKAVARDIVSRLMTDQISEATTARAKVAEMVSVSSLSKRTQREVVQELARLVVTSNRFYDEEGTKEAKVQARENTQTVFIKQGDTLVAKGEMITPEMYTLLGENDLLKNEVNYWPQLGLLMLSCLLSAAILMYIQQFSGTHFKYNNAQLLMLVLIFIITIVVMHVTAILQTSENSYVGFLAPVAVGAMLIALLLDTSLAFVCSIIIGMLSSIILNTHQGQIFDFELGFFAVLVSFVAIFATHRASQRSTILKGAIMVCLFGSIAVFTLALIDSSDWNRTTTLYGIGFAFAGGVLTAILVIGLMPFFETSFGILSALKLVELSNPNHPLLRKLLTETPGTYHHSVMVGNLSEAAAEAIGANGLLCRVGSYYHDIGKTKRPIYFIENQNNMENPHDSIDPKLSKSIIVAHARDGVEMQKDYKLPRPIRDIAEQHHGTTFLHYFYHKALRQAEEAGVEPDFTEDDFRYPGPKAQSKESAIVGIADSVEAAVRSLRKPTVEQVESMIEKIIKGRLDDHQFNDCDLTMRELDIVAKTLKETVMGIFHSRIEYPEEMKKPKPTSPEAG from the coding sequence ATGACCTCGAAGGAACTGTCAAAAGGCAAATCTTTTCAAAAAAATAGAGCCACAGGATGGAAGTATAGCGTGTGGGCACGCTATCTTCTGTTTTTGTTTCTGGTGATCCTCTTCTACGTGGGTCTTGCTTCGAAGCTGCTCCCGGAGCGGTATGATATTCAGGAAGGCACGAGAAGCGAAGTGAATATTGCTGCGCCCATGCAGATCCCGAATACTAAGGCTACCCTTAAAGCGCAAGAAGAAGCCGCTGAACGTGTGCAGCCGATGTTTCAGATTGTACAGATGCGTAACGAGAATCTGATGACCACTCTGCTTGATCGTATTGATCGACTGAATCAGGATGATCAGATTTCCAGTCAGGACAAGATTGATATCTATCGTGATGAAATACCGCAGCGTCAGAAAGACTTTGTGTCCAATTTTATCAATAACAACCGGAAAGCGGGTACATACTCCGAAACGCTTTTGGAAGAGATCAGAAATGTGGTACAGGAGCAAAGCTATCGTATCCCGGAAGAGACATATATCAAAATTTCACGTCTGACTTCGGATGATATTCAGGAGATGAAAGCCGTTGCTCGGGATATCGTCTCCAGGTTGATGACCGACCAGATTAGTGAGGCTACAACTGCTCGTGCCAAAGTGGCGGAGATGGTGAGTGTGAGCTCCCTAAGCAAGCGTACACAGCGTGAGGTTGTGCAGGAGCTGGCTCGTCTTGTGGTGACGTCGAACCGTTTCTACGATGAAGAAGGTACAAAGGAAGCTAAAGTACAAGCTCGTGAGAACACCCAAACGGTCTTTATCAAGCAGGGAGATACGCTTGTTGCCAAGGGTGAAATGATCACCCCGGAGATGTACACCCTTTTGGGCGAGAATGATTTACTGAAAAACGAAGTAAACTATTGGCCTCAGCTTGGATTGCTTATGCTGTCCTGTCTGTTGTCAGCAGCGATTCTCATGTATATTCAGCAATTTAGTGGAACGCATTTCAAATATAATAATGCTCAACTGCTAATGCTTGTACTTATCTTTATTATTACAATTGTGGTCATGCATGTTACAGCGATACTTCAGACCAGTGAGAATTCATACGTAGGCTTTCTTGCCCCTGTTGCCGTAGGAGCAATGTTAATTGCCTTGCTGCTGGATACATCGCTTGCTTTTGTCTGCTCGATTATTATCGGCATGCTGTCGAGCATTATTTTGAACACGCATCAGGGTCAAATTTTTGACTTTGAACTTGGTTTCTTCGCTGTGTTGGTATCGTTTGTTGCGATCTTTGCCACTCATCGGGCAAGTCAGCGGTCTACGATCCTAAAGGGTGCCATTATGGTCTGTCTATTCGGATCGATCGCAGTTTTTACGCTGGCGCTGATTGACTCAAGTGACTGGAACCGTACAACAACCTTGTATGGCATTGGATTTGCGTTTGCCGGAGGCGTACTGACCGCGATATTGGTTATTGGGCTGATGCCATTTTTCGAGACCTCATTTGGCATCTTATCTGCACTGAAATTGGTGGAATTGTCTAATCCCAATCATCCGCTATTGCGCAAACTGCTAACAGAGACACCAGGCACATATCACCACAGTGTAATGGTAGGGAACCTGTCGGAAGCCGCCGCGGAGGCGATAGGAGCGAATGGGTTGTTATGTCGGGTCGGCTCATATTATCATGATATTGGCAAGACCAAGAGACCGATTTATTTTATTGAAAACCAAAATAATATGGAAAATCCACATGATTCGATTGATCCAAAGCTGAGCAAGTCTATTATCGTTGCGCATGCGCGCGATGGTGTGGAAATGCAGAAGGACTACAAGCTGCCAAGGCCTATTCGGGACATTGCTGAGCAGCATCATGGAACAACTTTCCTGCATTACTTCTATCACAAAGCGCTGCGTCAGGCCGAGGAGGCTGGAGTGGAACCTGATTTCACGGAAGATGATTTCCGTTATCCGGGTCCCAAGGCCCAGTCCAAAGAGTCAGCGATTGTCGGTATTGCTGACAGCGTGGAAGCTGCAGTTCGTTCCTTGCGGAAGCCTACCGTGGAACAAGTGGAATCCATGATCGAAAAAATTATTAAAGGTCGGCTGGATGATCATCAGTTTAATGACTGTGATCTGACGATGCGGGAGCTGGATATCGTCGCCAAGACCCTTAAGGAAACCGTTATGGGCATATTCCACTCCAGGATCGAATATCCGGAGGAAATGAAGAAACCGAAGCCGACCTCGCCTGAGGCGGGTTGA
- a CDS encoding YqzL family protein, giving the protein MRDFSWKVFTMTGDVESYLLYTEACGSLGQESEPAREVIEDEEAEG; this is encoded by the coding sequence ATGCGAGATTTTTCGTGGAAGGTTTTTACGATGACGGGAGATGTGGAGTCTTATTTGTTGTATACCGAGGCATGTGGCTCATTGGGACAGGAATCGGAACCTGCAAGGGAAGTGATCGAAGATGAAGAAGCCGAAGGATAA
- a CDS encoding PhoH family protein: protein MSEQTRSIQISLQSAGEGQSLFGPQDIFLKLIESEIPAQIASREAEIVIHGSIQHVESLEQLFDVLLQLVRNGYVLTERDVKYAIELAKELRADQLLDLFKGEITTTYRGKPIRVKTIGQKHYVTTIKKRDVVFGIGPAGTGKTYLAVVLAVAALKEGSVKRIVLTRPAVEAGESLGFLPGDLQEKVDPYLRPLYDALYDVMGQEQTAKALERGLIEIAPLAYMRGRTLDDSFIILDEAQNTTPEQMKMFLTRLGFGSKMVITGDVTQIDLPRGKKSGLVEANTILGQVEEIGFVYFAEQDVVRHSLVQKIIVAYNQAAENQE, encoded by the coding sequence TTGTCAGAGCAAACGCGCAGCATACAAATCTCCCTCCAAAGTGCGGGAGAGGGGCAATCTCTTTTTGGACCCCAAGATATTTTTCTGAAACTGATTGAATCCGAGATTCCCGCCCAGATCGCATCCCGTGAAGCGGAGATTGTGATCCATGGCAGCATTCAGCATGTGGAATCGCTTGAACAATTATTCGATGTGTTGTTGCAATTGGTACGTAACGGGTATGTGTTAACCGAAAGGGACGTCAAGTATGCCATTGAGCTTGCCAAGGAACTGCGTGCAGACCAGCTTCTGGATCTTTTCAAAGGCGAAATCACAACAACGTACCGTGGTAAGCCGATCCGGGTTAAAACGATTGGACAGAAGCACTATGTAACTACAATTAAAAAACGTGATGTTGTATTTGGTATTGGTCCTGCCGGTACGGGTAAAACGTATCTAGCTGTTGTGCTGGCTGTGGCAGCACTCAAGGAAGGAAGCGTCAAGCGGATCGTACTCACAAGACCTGCTGTTGAAGCGGGAGAGAGTCTCGGTTTCTTGCCTGGCGACCTCCAGGAAAAAGTGGACCCTTATTTACGGCCCCTGTATGATGCCTTGTATGATGTTATGGGACAAGAGCAGACCGCCAAGGCGCTGGAGCGCGGTTTGATCGAAATTGCACCTCTAGCCTATATGAGGGGGCGTACACTGGATGATTCGTTCATTATCCTGGATGAAGCCCAGAATACGACACCAGAGCAGATGAAAATGTTTCTGACCCGTCTCGGTTTTGGTTCCAAAATGGTTATTACTGGTGATGTGACGCAGATTGATTTACCGCGCGGCAAAAAATCAGGATTAGTGGAAGCAAATACAATACTGGGCCAAGTGGAAGAGATTGGATTTGTCTATTTTGCCGAGCAGGACGTTGTAAGGCACTCCCTCGTCCAGAAAATTATCGTCGCTTATAACCAAGCCGCAGAAAATCAAGAATAG
- a CDS encoding cytidine deaminase, producing the protein MDNGLLMQEAIKARTKAYTPYSHFGVGAALLDSEGHVHHGCNIENAAYTPGNCAERTAMFSAIAGGKQPRSFKAMAIVGDTEGPIAPCGVCRQVMYELCDPDMKVILGNLKGDLQETTVAELLPWAFGPSDLNSAKK; encoded by the coding sequence ATGGATAATGGTTTGTTGATGCAAGAAGCAATTAAGGCACGTACGAAAGCGTATACGCCTTATTCTCATTTTGGTGTAGGTGCAGCTTTGCTTGACAGTGAGGGACATGTGCATCATGGTTGTAATATTGAGAATGCTGCTTATACACCCGGCAACTGTGCTGAGCGTACAGCCATGTTCAGTGCAATTGCAGGAGGGAAGCAACCACGCAGTTTTAAGGCGATGGCGATTGTGGGAGATACGGAAGGTCCGATTGCTCCGTGCGGCGTATGTCGTCAAGTGATGTACGAACTGTGTGATCCGGATATGAAGGTTATTCTGGGTAACTTGAAAGGTGATCTACAGGAGACTACAGTTGCCGAACTGTTGCCATGGGCTTTTGGTCCGTCTGATCTGAACTCTGCTAAAAAGTAA
- a CDS encoding diacylglycerol kinase family protein, producing MKRRSWGMVFRNAAEGIVYGLRTQRNVRVHTGVAILMCAAGFFFGISRTDWMFVLTAVFLVLVTELMNTAVEAAVDLAHPHIHPLAKAAKDTAAGAVLLAAVFAVIIGCVVFIKPVMSWLGLL from the coding sequence ATGAAAAGGCGCTCCTGGGGGATGGTATTCCGCAATGCTGCGGAAGGAATCGTATACGGGCTGCGGACTCAGCGGAATGTAAGAGTTCATACAGGAGTCGCCATTTTGATGTGTGCAGCCGGATTTTTTTTCGGAATTTCAAGAACGGATTGGATGTTTGTACTGACAGCCGTATTTCTGGTTCTTGTGACGGAGCTGATGAATACAGCAGTGGAAGCTGCTGTAGATCTGGCGCATCCGCATATACATCCGCTGGCAAAAGCGGCGAAGGACACCGCGGCCGGTGCAGTATTGCTGGCTGCGGTGTTCGCCGTCATCATCGGATGTGTTGTTTTCATCAAGCCAGTGATGAGCTGGCTGGGTTTGCTTTGA
- the yqfD gene encoding sporulation protein YqfD: protein MKQPSLYKLRGAVRITVTGGDIEALINTVAEQGLEVWDLRAYDGRKAEMNILLPHFFRLRPLLKRTGCRVKVTHRSGFPFFAARLLRRKFFLGGMLFFIAALFALSSMVWNVEVKGNVTIPTDEVLAAAKKEGIYPFQWAFRMQSQDKLSRQLALALPDVTWIGVSKEGTTITIQVVESAQPKREPLLNPRHLISKADAVITQIYAEQGRPVVQKDMRVKKGQVLISGILGDEENTKTIVAKGEVRGLVWREYQVEVPLVQKHNTMTGESKERFYIVLGKWAIQLWGYGNTPFTSFATESDHKPLTWRSFTLPMGWLTEKDLETHEQEEQHTIEWARTKGLEGARNDIIAKNGKGTKILSEKILHEKKENGKVYMKVLFEVEESIAEELPLVHSQGE from the coding sequence ATGAAGCAGCCCAGTCTATATAAACTGCGCGGAGCAGTCCGAATCACGGTCACTGGGGGTGATATTGAAGCATTGATCAACACGGTGGCAGAGCAGGGACTGGAGGTATGGGACCTGCGGGCCTATGATGGACGCAAGGCAGAAATGAATATTCTGCTGCCGCATTTTTTTAGGCTGCGTCCTTTGCTGAAACGGACAGGCTGCCGGGTAAAGGTGACACACCGGAGTGGCTTTCCTTTTTTTGCAGCCCGTTTATTGAGAAGAAAGTTCTTTCTGGGTGGCATGCTGTTTTTTATAGCAGCTCTGTTTGCGTTGTCATCCATGGTTTGGAATGTAGAAGTCAAAGGCAATGTGACGATTCCCACGGATGAAGTGCTCGCTGCAGCAAAGAAAGAAGGCATATACCCCTTTCAATGGGCATTTCGAATGCAAAGTCAGGACAAGCTATCCAGACAGCTTGCATTGGCTCTGCCGGATGTAACCTGGATTGGGGTGAGCAAAGAAGGGACAACCATTACCATCCAGGTTGTGGAGTCAGCCCAGCCCAAGCGTGAACCGCTGCTGAATCCTAGACATCTGATCAGTAAAGCAGACGCTGTAATCACTCAAATATATGCGGAGCAGGGGCGTCCTGTCGTGCAGAAGGACATGCGTGTCAAGAAAGGACAGGTACTGATATCCGGTATTTTGGGAGATGAAGAGAATACAAAGACCATTGTAGCTAAGGGAGAAGTGCGGGGACTGGTGTGGCGTGAATATCAGGTCGAAGTCCCTCTTGTCCAGAAACATAATACGATGACCGGAGAGAGCAAGGAACGTTTTTACATTGTGCTGGGTAAATGGGCGATACAACTCTGGGGATACGGTAATACGCCTTTCACTTCATTCGCTACCGAAAGTGATCACAAACCGTTGACTTGGAGATCCTTCACACTTCCCATGGGATGGCTGACAGAGAAAGATTTGGAAACCCATGAACAAGAGGAACAGCACACGATTGAATGGGCTAGAACAAAAGGATTGGAAGGAGCAAGAAACGATATTATTGCGAAAAACGGTAAAGGAACGAAAATTCTAAGCGAAAAAATTTTGCATGAGAAGAAAGAGAATGGTAAAGTTTATATGAAAGTATTATTTGAAGTTGAAGAAAGCATTGCGGAAGAACTTCCGTTAGTCCATAGTCAAGGAGAATGA